From a single Rhodospirillaceae bacterium genomic region:
- a CDS encoding amino acid ABC transporter permease, whose amino-acid sequence MAQNASARLTGRPGWQRLWSDERTRGLIYQLLVVLGLALVIAFIVSNTIANLQRAGLASGFGFLFDQAFFDINQRLIEYSSTSTFGRALIVGMLNTVLVSAMGIVAATGIGFIAGILRLSPNFLLSRMVGAYVEITRNVPLLLQIIFWWVLLSGLPKVRESLSIGDSVFLSNRGVRLPAPLFEPGFEWVAGAALAGVAAAVFVARWARRRQEMSGQRFPVGWAGLVLIAGLPILVYLSAGSPLAWDVPKPTRFNFRGGFNVTPELVALWIALSTYTGAFISEIVRAGILSVSKGQTEAAGALGLRPGQTMRLVVIPQALRVIIPPLTSQYLNLTKNSSLAIAIGYQDLVSIGGTILNQSGQALEVVGIWMVVYLGLSLLTSMFMNWYNKKIALVER is encoded by the coding sequence ATGGCCCAGAACGCATCCGCCCGGCTGACCGGCCGTCCCGGATGGCAGCGCCTTTGGTCCGACGAGCGTACGCGCGGCCTGATCTACCAGTTGCTGGTCGTCCTCGGCCTGGCGCTGGTCATCGCCTTCATCGTTTCCAACACGATCGCCAACCTGCAGCGCGCCGGGCTCGCCTCGGGGTTCGGCTTCCTGTTCGACCAGGCCTTCTTCGACATCAATCAGCGCCTGATCGAATACAGCTCGACCTCGACCTTTGGCCGCGCGCTGATCGTCGGCATGCTCAACACCGTGCTGGTCTCGGCGATGGGAATCGTCGCGGCGACGGGGATCGGCTTCATCGCCGGGATCCTGCGCCTGTCGCCCAATTTCCTGCTGAGCCGGATGGTCGGCGCCTATGTCGAGATTACCCGCAACGTGCCGCTGCTGCTGCAGATCATCTTCTGGTGGGTCCTGCTCAGCGGCCTGCCCAAGGTGCGGGAGAGCCTGTCGATCGGCGATTCCGTCTTTCTCAGCAACCGCGGCGTGCGCCTGCCGGCGCCGCTGTTCGAACCCGGCTTCGAATGGGTCGCCGGGGCCGCCCTGGCCGGGGTCGCCGCGGCGGTTTTCGTCGCGCGCTGGGCGCGGCGGCGCCAGGAAATGTCGGGTCAGCGCTTTCCCGTCGGCTGGGCCGGGCTGGTGCTGATCGCCGGCCTGCCGATCCTGGTCTACCTGTCCGCCGGCTCGCCGCTCGCCTGGGACGTGCCCAAGCCGACCCGGTTCAATTTCCGCGGCGGCTTCAACGTGACGCCGGAACTGGTCGCGCTGTGGATCGCCCTGTCGACCTACACCGGCGCCTTCATCTCGGAAATCGTGCGCGCCGGAATCCTGTCGGTCAGCAAGGGCCAGACGGAAGCGGCGGGCGCGCTGGGGCTGCGGCCCGGCCAGACCATGCGGCTGGTCGTGATCCCGCAGGCGCTCAGGGTCATCATCCCGCCGCTGACCAGCCAGTATCTCAATCTCACCAAGAATTCCTCGCTGGCGATCGCGATCGGCTACCAGGACCTGGTGTCGATCGGCGGCACGATCCTCAACCAGTCGGGGCAGGCGCTCGAGGTCGTGGGCATCTGGATGGTGGTCTATCTCGGCCTGAGCCTGCTCACCTCGATGTTCATGAACTGGTACAACAAAAAGATTGCGCTGGTTGAGCGATGA
- a CDS encoding amino acid ABC transporter permease yields the protein MTVQPFHRSQADMLPERAAPVTTVGVIGWLRTNLFSSWINAAFTLIALYLLWLIVPALIDWAFVNADIAGDNRFACKSSGACWAWVDQRIDQFLYGFYTAEQTWRVDVAVLLLIPALAPLLFEGVPFARQLRWFSLAYPVVATFLLVGGIGLEGVPTDQFGGFMLNLTVGLAGIVLSLPIGILLALGRRSRLPIIRMLCIGFIEIVRGVPLITLLFVSNIILPIFLPPDVTVDSLIRVIVMVTAFASAYMAEVIRGGLQAIPRGQYEAAQALGLRYWQSMGLIVLPQALKISIPGIVNTFIGLFKDTTLVIIIGLFDILGIGNAMVAHPDWQGLSTETYVFIALFFFVACFSMSRYSIHLEKRLDTERRY from the coding sequence ATGACGGTGCAGCCCTTCCATCGCAGCCAGGCCGACATGCTGCCCGAGCGCGCGGCGCCGGTGACGACCGTCGGCGTCATCGGATGGCTGCGCACCAACCTGTTCTCGAGCTGGATCAACGCCGCGTTCACGCTGATCGCGCTCTATCTGCTGTGGCTGATCGTTCCGGCCCTGATCGACTGGGCGTTCGTCAACGCCGATATCGCCGGCGACAACCGTTTCGCCTGCAAGAGCAGCGGCGCGTGCTGGGCCTGGGTCGACCAGCGCATCGACCAGTTTCTCTACGGTTTCTACACCGCCGAACAGACCTGGCGGGTCGATGTCGCCGTTCTCCTGCTGATCCCCGCGCTGGCGCCATTGCTGTTCGAGGGCGTGCCCTTCGCGCGCCAGCTGCGCTGGTTCTCGCTCGCCTATCCGGTGGTCGCGACCTTCCTGCTGGTCGGCGGCATCGGGCTCGAAGGCGTGCCGACCGACCAGTTCGGCGGCTTCATGCTGAACCTGACGGTCGGGCTGGCGGGCATCGTGCTGTCGCTGCCGATCGGCATCCTGCTGGCGCTCGGCCGCCGCTCGCGCCTGCCGATCATCCGCATGCTGTGCATCGGCTTCATCGAGATCGTGCGCGGCGTGCCGCTGATCACGCTGCTCTTCGTCTCGAACATCATCCTGCCGATCTTCCTGCCGCCCGACGTGACGGTCGATTCGCTGATCCGGGTCATCGTGATGGTGACCGCCTTCGCCTCTGCCTACATGGCCGAGGTGATCCGCGGCGGGCTGCAAGCCATTCCGCGCGGCCAGTACGAAGCGGCCCAGGCGCTCGGGCTGCGTTACTGGCAGTCCATGGGGCTGATCGTCCTGCCCCAGGCGCTCAAAATCTCGATTCCTGGCATCGTCAACACCTTCATCGGCCTGTTCAAGGACACCACGCTGGTCATCATCATCGGCCTGTTCGATATCCTCGGCATCGGCAACGCGATGGTGGCGCACCCCGACTGGCAGGGCCTGTCGACCGAGACCTACGTCTTCATCGCCCTGTTCTTCTTCGTCGCCTGTTTCTCCATGTCGCGCTATTCGATCCATCTGGAAAAGCGCCTCGACACCGAACGGAGGTACTGA